CAGTAGCGGGAACGCGGCCGCGGCACGGGCAGCCGCTAAGGTCGGGCCGTGATCGCTCGACGTCCCCATCTCCTCTGGCTGCTCGTCCCCTTCGTGCTGTACCTCGGGGTCCTGCCGTTCGCCAACCGCGTCCGGCCCGTCGTCCTCGGGCTGCCTTTTCTTTTCTTCTGGTTGCTGTGCGCGACGGTGCTCACCCCGGTCTGCGTGGCGATGGCCCACCGGGGCGACCGCAAGAAGAAGGCGGAGCGTGCCGCGTCATGAGTGACGGAGCCGTCGCCACCACCGTCTTCGCCGTGTTCATGGCCGGCACCGTCGCCCTCGGTCTCGCCGCCGTCCGCGGGCGCGGCAAACAGGGCGGGATCGCCGAGTGGTCCGTGGGCGGGCGCAGCCTCGGCGCCGTCTTCATCTGGGTGCTGATGGCGGGGGAGGGGTACACCAGCTTCAGTTATCTGGGGGCCGCCGGGTGGGGGTACAACTACGGCGCCCCCGTGTTGTACGTCGTCGCCTACATGTCCTGCGGGTACGCCGTCGGGTACGTCGTCGGGCCCATGCTCTGGGCCTACGCCCGTCGGCACGGGCTCGTCAGCATCTCCGACATGGTCGCCCACCGGTACGGGCGGCCCTGGCTCGGTGCCGGAGTCGCGCTGCTCGTCACCGTCTTCCTGCTGCCCTACATCCAGTTGCAGATCACCGGCATGGGCGTGGTCGTGTCGACGATCTCGTACGGCGCCATCAGCCTCAACTGGGCCTACTTCATCGGCTTCGCCGTCACGACCGGGTTCGTGGTCGTGAGCGGGCTGCGCGGCAGCGCATGGGTGTCCGTCCTCAAAGACGTGCTGGTGGTCGGGACGCTCGCCTTCCTCGCCATTTATGTGCCTCTTCACTACTTCGACGGATACGGGGTGTTCCTCGACCGGATCGTCGAGGAGAAGAGCGACTGGCTGACGCTGCCGGGGAGCGGCGGGAGCGCGTACGGGGAGGCCTGGTTCGCCACGACCTCGCTGCTCAACGCGCTGACTGTGGTCATCTTCCCGACCACCGTCGCGGGGTATCTGGGCGCGCGCAGCGCCGACGGGCTGCGGCGCAACGCCGTCTGGCTGCCCGCCTACAACGTGCTGCTGTTCGTGCCGATGCTGCTCGGCATGGCCGCGCTCTTCGTCGTGCCGGGGCTCGTCGGTGCCGAGTCCAATCTCGCGCTCTTCAAGCTCGTGGTCGACTCGCTGCCCGCATGGGCCGTCGGCGTCATCGGGGTTGCCGCCGCGCTCTCCTCCATCGTGCCCATGGCGGTGTTCATGCTGGTCATCGGGACGATGTGGGGCAGCAGCGTGCTGTCGCTGCTGCCCCGGTGGCGTAGTTCGCAGCGGCAGAAGCTGGCCTCGCAGGGCGTCGTCGTCGTGGCGGGCGCGCTCGCGCTCGCGATGACGTACGGGGCGCCCAACACGCTCGTACGGCTCTCGCTCATCTCGTACGAGGGGATGGCGCAGCTCGTACCGATGCTGCTTCTGGGGCTGGTGTGGCGGAAGTTGAGCCTGGTGGGTGCGTTGAGCGGGCTCGCGGTGGGTGTCGGGATCGTGTGCGCGCTCGTCTTCAGCGAGCACGATCCCGTCTTCGGGGTCAACGCGGGGATCGTCGCGCTCGCCGCGAATCTGGCGGTCGCGCTCGTGGTGTCGTACGCCGGTCCTGCCGACCGGGAGGACGGGCGGCCGGACGAGGACGTCCTCGCGCGTGATCCGCTGGAGGAGACGGAGGACGTCAGTCCCGGCGCCGCTCCCGCAGCAGGAGCACGCTGACCGTGGCGAGCACGGCGAGGCCGGCCGAGACCGTCATCGCGAGGTTCGCGCCGTGCGCGAGGTCGTCCGTCGAGGTCGACACCGCGATCATCAGGGCGACGCCCGCGGCCGAACCGACGTAGCGCGCCGTGTTGTTGGCGCCCGAGCCCATCGCGGTGCGTTCGGCCGGCACGGACTCGACCGAGAGCAGCGGGAGCGCCGCGTTCAGGAGGCCACTGCCCGCGCCGGAGACGAGGAGGCCGGGCAGCAGCCGGGTCCAGGAGCCCGAGGACGCCGCGCCCAGCATCGTCACGGCGGCGACGGCGTGCAGGGCGAAGCCGACGGCCAGTTGGTGGCGGGCGGAGACCCGGCCGGTGAGCCGCCTGGCCTGCAGCGCCGCCACGAAGGACGTGCCCGACCAGATCACGAGCAGCCAGGCCGTGCCCATGACGGAGAGGCCCAGCGTGTGCTGGAGCAGCGTCGGCAGGTAGCTGAACAGACCGATCACGGAGAACCCCGTGAACAGGGCGCCCGTCGTCGACGCCAGGAACAGCGGGCGGCGCAGCAGGGCGAGGTCGAGCATCGGGGTGCGGACGCGGTGTTCCACCGCCACGAACGCGGCGAGCAGTACGGCTGCCGCGACCAGGAGCGCCGCCACGGGCGCCCGCAGCCAGCCGTCCCGCCCGAGGGTGAGGGCGGCCACCAGCGCCGTCAGGGCCAGGCCGAGGGTGGCCGCGCCCGCGAGGTCCGGGCGGCCGCGGCGCGCGGCGCGGGACTCGGTCAGCGCGTGCGGGGCGAGGGCGGCGACCGCGAGGGCGGCGGCGCCGAGTGCGGCGTACGCCCAGCGCCAGCCGTCCGGGCCCTCTCCCGTCAGGGCCCCCGCGACCGGCGGGCCCGCCGCGATGCCGCCGCTCACGCACGCGCCCCAGATGCCGGTCGCCCTGATCCGCCCCGCGCCGGCGGGGAACGCGTGCACGAGCAGTCCGAGGCTGCTCGCGAGGATGGCCGCGCTCGCCGCGCCCTGGGCCAGGCGGGCCAGGGTGAACAGCCAGGTCGACCCGGCGAGTGCGGAGAGCACGGCGGTGACGCCGAGCGCGACCGTGCCGGAGAGGAAGATCCGCCGTCGGCCGTAGTCGTCGGCGAGGCTCCCCGCGACCAGGAGCACCGCGGCCAGACCGAGCGGTGTGCCGTTGAGCAGCCAGGCCTGGGCGGAGAGCGGGGTGTGCAGGGCGGCGGCCGTGTCGGGGAGCGTGATCATCGGCGCCGTGTACGTCATGAGGGTCACGGCCGTGGCGGCGCTGGTGACGGCGAGGGTGGCGCGGGCGTGCGGGGTGCCGGACGGGAGAGCAGGGGTGTTCGGAGCGGGGGTGCCCGGTGTCGGAGTGGTGGCCGGTGCCGGGGCGGTGGAGGCGCGGGCGAGGCGGGGGGACATGGTAGAGCCCTTCGAGGTTCAGTCATTGAACTCGGTGAGTGCGTCGACCGTAGCATTCGGAGTTCATTCACTGAACCTCGTACGGGGGAAATGGTTAGAGTGGGGTCATGGCTCTCGGTAAGGACTACGTCGCGCAGGAGTGCTCGATGGCTCGCGCCCTTGAGGTCGTGGGCGAGCGCTGGACGCTGCTCATCGTCCGCGACGCCCTTTACGGAGTGCGGCGGTACAACGACTTCCTCGCGCACCTCGGCATCCCGCGCGCCGTCCTCGCCGCCCGCCTGCAGACGCTCGTCGCCGCGGGCGTCCTCGACAAACGGCCGTGCCCCGAAGCGCCGAGGCGGCACGAGTACGTGGTGACGGAGCGCGGCGAGGCCCTGTGGCCGGTGCTCCGCGCGCTCGGGGCGTGGGGGCGCGACCACATCTCCGGCACCAGGCCGCCGCGCTATTTCCGGCACGCGGCGTGCGGCACCGAGCTGGGTGCCGGGGGCGACTGCCCGGCCTGTGGCGGCCCCGTCCCCGTCAGGGACGTCGAGATGCTGCCGGGCCCCGGGCTCGATCCGGACCCGAAGGATCCGGTCAGCCGCGCGCTGGCCCGGCCCCGCAGGCTCCTTCAGCCGGTCGAAGTCGATCCTGTATAACGGCAGTAGGCAGCACAGCGGTACGACAAGTCGGCAGTACGACCAGGTGTGAGAGGGGGACGGCGATGCATGACGTGATCCGTGGCTGGAAGGCCGCCGCGCGCCCCGCCCTGCTCCTGCTCTTCCTCCTCGTCGAGGTCGTCCTCGTCGACACCGGAAGCCTCGCCTCCGCCGTCGCGCTCGCCGCGACCGCCGCAGCGGGCTCCGCGCTCGCCGTCTGCTCCGTCATCGCCGCGCGCTGCGCGCCCCTCGTGCCCCGCACCCGCGTGCGCACGGCCATCCGCGACCGTGAGATGCGTACGGCCTTCCTGCCCCAACGCGACCCCGACGCCAGGGGCCGCAGGCGCCCCCGAGCACCCGGCCGTCCCGTCCTGACGGCCGCGTAGGGGAACGCACCCGGCAATAACCGGGAGCATCCGGGAGTGTCCGGAGCAACCATCCGGAACAGCCATCCGGAACGACCATCCGGAACAACCCGGCTTTTCCGAAGCGTCCCCTCGCGGGTCGTCATGCCGACGCGACGGCAGCCCTCGCTGACCGCCGCCCTCCTTTCCGGCACGACGAGACCCCCGGAGGGCTCCTCCATGTCCGCCTTCATGTCCCTGTTCGCCGAGCTGGTCGGCCACATCGCCGATCTGCTCGACCCGCTGTTCCACGCCTCGGCGACCGCCGCCGCGATCGTGCTGTTCACCGCCTGCGTACGGCTCCTCGTCCACCCGCTCTCGCGCGCCGCGGCCCGCGGCCAGAAGGCGCGCGCCAGGCTGAACCCGCAGATCGCGGAGTTGCGCAAGAAGCACGCCAAGAACCCCGAGAAGCTCCAGAAAGCCGTCCTCGAACTGCACCGCAAGGAGCAGGTGTCGCCGCTCTCCGGGTGCCTGCCGAGCCTCTTCCAGCTGCCGGCGTTCTTCCTCCTCTACCACCTGTTCTCCAGCTCCAGCATCGGCGGCGACGCCAACACGCTCCTCGACCACACGCTCTTCGCCGCGCCGCTCGGCGGCCGCTGGACGGACGCGCTGGCGGACGGCGGGGTGTTCGGGGCGCAGGGCCTGGTCTACGTCGGACTGTTCCTGCTCGTCGCGGCCGTCGCCACGTTCAACTTCCGGCGCACCAAGTCGCAGATGGGGGCCAACCCGCTGCCCCAGGGCGGTGACCAGCAGGTGCCCGGTATGGGGGCGATCACGAAGGTCATGCCGTTGATGTCGTTCATGACTCTGTTCACGGTGGCCGTGGTGCCGCTGGCGGCCGCGCTGTACGTGGTGACCAGTACGACGTGGAGCGCGGTCGAACGAGCCGTGCTGTACCGGGACATGCCGGGCACCGCGGGGGTTCTGGCTACCGCCGGGTAACGGTCCAGTACGTGAACGGGGTATTGCGGAGCGGACGGCGACCTTGGACGATCGACCAAACCTCCGATGGCCGCAACCCATCGGCCGGGCTACCGAAGGAATGGAGTCTGACCATGAAGCTGCTGCGAGTCGGTACGTCAGGCGCGGAGCGCCCCGCGCTCCTCGACGCCGAGGGAACCCTCAGGGACCTGTCGGGGGTGGTCGCCGACATCGACGGCAGCGTGCTCGCCGACGCGGCCGCGCTCGACCGGATCAGGGCCGCCGCCGACGCCGGTGACCTGCCGGTACTCGACGCGGACGGGCTGCGCGTCGGCCCGCCCGTGGGGCGGATAGGCAAGGTCGTCTGCATCGGCCTGAACTACCACGACCACGCCCGCGAGACGGGCGTCGAGCCGCCCGCCGAGCCCGTCGTCTTCTTCAAGGCGGCGGACACGGTGGTCGGCCCCGACGACACCGTCCTGGTGCCGCGCCGCTCCGTGAAGACCGACTGGGAGGTCGAGCTCGCCGTGGTCATCGGACGTACGGCGCGCTACCTGGAGTCGGCCGAGGAGGCGCTCGCGCACGTCGCGGGGTACGCGGTGGCGCACGACGTGTCCGAGCGGGAGTTCCAGATCGAGCGGGGCGGCACCTGGGACAAGGGCAAGAACTGCGAGACGTTCAACCCGCTCGGCCCCTGGCTCGTCACCGCGGACGAGGTCGCCGACCCGCAGGCGCTGTCGCTGAAGCTCTGGGTCAACGGCGAGCTGAAGCAGGACGGCACGACCGCCGACCAGATCTTCCCGGTCGCGGAAGTGGTGCGCTACGTGAGCCAGTTCATGACCCTCCACCCCGGTGACGTGATCAACACGGGGACGCCGGCGGGCGTGGCGATGGGCCAGCCGGAGCCGAAGCCGTACCTGCGGGCCGGTGACGTGGTGGAGCTGGAGGTCGAGGGGCTCGGGCGGCAGCGGCAGGAGTTGAAGGACGCGTAGCCCGCCGGGAGACATAGGGGCGCGACGTTCCCGGTTCGCCGGGGGCGTCCGCGCGCCATGATGTCGCCATGGGGATGACGCCATGGGACTGACTCCGGCCGAAGCGGCGCTCACCGGCACGGCGTTCGGCGCCCTGGCCACGTTCTCCAGCGCGTGGCTCATCCAACGGGCCACGACCAGACGCGAGCACGAGAACCGCGTGTGGGACCGGCGTATGGCCGTCTACGACGAAGTCATGATCGCCGTCAGACGGATGGCGGACCTCAGGGAGACGGTCCGCAGGACCGGCGCGTTCCCCGAACGCCCGCCCGGCGCGACGGTCCCCGCCGAGGACATGTCCCCGCTCCTCGCGCGCTTGGAGATCTACGGCAGCGACGCGCTCCTCACCGCCTGCAAGCGCGCCTTCGCGGCCCGGCGGCGGTGGAAACTGGCCTGGGGGACCTGGCACACCCAGCGGGACAACAACCCTCGGATCAGCGACAACGATCCGTACTGGGTCGATTTCAAAAAGACCGTGAAAAAATCAAGAAAAGCGGATCACCGTCTCCTTGAGCTGCTGCGGTCCGAGATTCATCCCGAAAGGATCTCGATGAGACGGAAGTGGTCGGCGAGGCTCAAGCGTTGGAGGTTTTCCGGACTCCGCAGAGCGCGCCCGGTAATCCCGGACTGAATATTCCCGGAGATGTGCCACGGGCCCATTCCCCGGCAACCAATTCTGGTTACCATGGCGTCTTCCGGGCGAAATCGGGGGTTCGCTCAGGGTCCGGACGGGGGGCTGGCCCGTGGTGTACGACGAACACTTCATCGAGATCTTCCGCAGCGGCTGCCGGCAGGGAGCCGAATGCCGCCGGGGGGCCGACTGCGGGCAGGACGAAGGGCTCGGGCAGGGTGACAGCTGCCGCCGCGGCTCGGGTGTGCGCCTCACCCGGGAGTTCGCCCTCACCGCCGCGCACTGCCTCAAGGACCGTGAGCTCAAGGGCCTCGACCTGGTCATGCTCCGCCTCTCCGACGGCAAGCAGGCCATGGGGAAGGTGCACGACCACGACCGCCGCTCGGACCTCGCGCTCCTGAACCTCACCTTCGCCGAGGGCGAGGACGTCCGGCTCCCCAGGGTCTGCTTCGACGACGCGCGGCAGGACGAGGAGTGGAAGGCGACGCACCAGCCGCCCGACACCGACGACGTGCTGACCGGCAGCGTGGCCGACGTCTCCTACGAGTACGGGGATCCGGAGAAGGGCGTGAACGTCTGTGCCCTGCGGCTCAACTGCCACGTGAGCATGGACGACTACACGAAGTTCGCGGGCAGCCCGGTGGAGCGCGGCGACCCGTACCGGCCGACGGCGGTCCTGGGCCTCATCGTGAAGCGGCACGCGGGCACGGTGGGGGACACGGTCTTCGCCGGGACCATCCGCGAGGCCGTCAGGCAGTTCGACCGGTTCCGGTTCCGGATCGAGGACCTGGCGAGGGACCAGTGGCCGCTCTCCGTCAGGCCGTACTCGGTGGAGGCGTCCGAGACGGAACAGAAACTGCGGATCAACGCCGCTGTGGCGGAGGCCCTGAAGAAGTCGGGGCACGACTCCGTGGTGGCGGTGCACTGGATACGCCGCTGACCCAGCACACCGGCAGTGGGCCGGCGACCTCCCGGGAGGGACCATGACGACGACGCAGTACCTGGACGACGCGATAGCCGTCGCCGAAGAGATGCTCCTGGAGGAGATGCACGCGGAGCCCCCGGGGCCACGCCCCCGGGACAGGAGCCGCCTCGCGGCCTACGTGAAGCACGTCCGCAGGCCCGACCCCACCGACAAGTACCAGCAGTTACGCGCCGGACAGCTCATCCACCTCGCCAAACTGCTGAGCGCCCTCGGCATGAAGACCCTGTCCCTTTCCGTGGCCGACATGACACTGCGGCACATGGAGATCGTCGAGGCGGACCGCGAG
The window above is part of the Streptomyces venezuelae genome. Proteins encoded here:
- a CDS encoding DUF3311 domain-containing protein — protein: MIARRPHLLWLLVPFVLYLGVLPFANRVRPVVLGLPFLFFWLLCATVLTPVCVAMAHRGDRKKKAERAAS
- a CDS encoding sodium:solute symporter, with protein sequence MSDGAVATTVFAVFMAGTVALGLAAVRGRGKQGGIAEWSVGGRSLGAVFIWVLMAGEGYTSFSYLGAAGWGYNYGAPVLYVVAYMSCGYAVGYVVGPMLWAYARRHGLVSISDMVAHRYGRPWLGAGVALLVTVFLLPYIQLQITGMGVVVSTISYGAISLNWAYFIGFAVTTGFVVVSGLRGSAWVSVLKDVLVVGTLAFLAIYVPLHYFDGYGVFLDRIVEEKSDWLTLPGSGGSAYGEAWFATTSLLNALTVVIFPTTVAGYLGARSADGLRRNAVWLPAYNVLLFVPMLLGMAALFVVPGLVGAESNLALFKLVVDSLPAWAVGVIGVAAALSSIVPMAVFMLVIGTMWGSSVLSLLPRWRSSQRQKLASQGVVVVAGALALAMTYGAPNTLVRLSLISYEGMAQLVPMLLLGLVWRKLSLVGALSGLAVGVGIVCALVFSEHDPVFGVNAGIVALAANLAVALVVSYAGPADREDGRPDEDVLARDPLEETEDVSPGAAPAAGAR
- a CDS encoding MFS transporter produces the protein MSPRLARASTAPAPATTPTPGTPAPNTPALPSGTPHARATLAVTSAATAVTLMTYTAPMITLPDTAAALHTPLSAQAWLLNGTPLGLAAVLLVAGSLADDYGRRRIFLSGTVALGVTAVLSALAGSTWLFTLARLAQGAASAAILASSLGLLVHAFPAGAGRIRATGIWGACVSGGIAAGPPVAGALTGEGPDGWRWAYAALGAAALAVAALAPHALTESRAARRGRPDLAGAATLGLALTALVAALTLGRDGWLRAPVAALLVAAAVLLAAFVAVEHRVRTPMLDLALLRRPLFLASTTGALFTGFSVIGLFSYLPTLLQHTLGLSVMGTAWLLVIWSGTSFVAALQARRLTGRVSARHQLAVGFALHAVAAVTMLGAASSGSWTRLLPGLLVSGAGSGLLNAALPLLSVESVPAERTAMGSGANNTARYVGSAAGVALMIAVSTSTDDLAHGANLAMTVSAGLAVLATVSVLLLRERRRD
- a CDS encoding winged helix-turn-helix transcriptional regulator, with product MALGKDYVAQECSMARALEVVGERWTLLIVRDALYGVRRYNDFLAHLGIPRAVLAARLQTLVAAGVLDKRPCPEAPRRHEYVVTERGEALWPVLRALGAWGRDHISGTRPPRYFRHAACGTELGAGGDCPACGGPVPVRDVEMLPGPGLDPDPKDPVSRALARPRRLLQPVEVDPV
- a CDS encoding DUF6412 domain-containing protein; protein product: MHDVIRGWKAAARPALLLLFLLVEVVLVDTGSLASAVALAATAAAGSALAVCSVIAARCAPLVPRTRVRTAIRDREMRTAFLPQRDPDARGRRRPRAPGRPVLTAA
- a CDS encoding YidC/Oxa1 family membrane protein insertase; the protein is MSAFMSLFAELVGHIADLLDPLFHASATAAAIVLFTACVRLLVHPLSRAAARGQKARARLNPQIAELRKKHAKNPEKLQKAVLELHRKEQVSPLSGCLPSLFQLPAFFLLYHLFSSSSIGGDANTLLDHTLFAAPLGGRWTDALADGGVFGAQGLVYVGLFLLVAAVATFNFRRTKSQMGANPLPQGGDQQVPGMGAITKVMPLMSFMTLFTVAVVPLAAALYVVTSTTWSAVERAVLYRDMPGTAGVLATAG
- a CDS encoding fumarylacetoacetate hydrolase family protein codes for the protein MKLLRVGTSGAERPALLDAEGTLRDLSGVVADIDGSVLADAAALDRIRAAADAGDLPVLDADGLRVGPPVGRIGKVVCIGLNYHDHARETGVEPPAEPVVFFKAADTVVGPDDTVLVPRRSVKTDWEVELAVVIGRTARYLESAEEALAHVAGYAVAHDVSEREFQIERGGTWDKGKNCETFNPLGPWLVTADEVADPQALSLKLWVNGELKQDGTTADQIFPVAEVVRYVSQFMTLHPGDVINTGTPAGVAMGQPEPKPYLRAGDVVELEVEGLGRQRQELKDA
- a CDS encoding serine protease; translation: MVYDEHFIEIFRSGCRQGAECRRGADCGQDEGLGQGDSCRRGSGVRLTREFALTAAHCLKDRELKGLDLVMLRLSDGKQAMGKVHDHDRRSDLALLNLTFAEGEDVRLPRVCFDDARQDEEWKATHQPPDTDDVLTGSVADVSYEYGDPEKGVNVCALRLNCHVSMDDYTKFAGSPVERGDPYRPTAVLGLIVKRHAGTVGDTVFAGTIREAVRQFDRFRFRIEDLARDQWPLSVRPYSVEASETEQKLRINAAVAEALKKSGHDSVVAVHWIRR